The Arachis duranensis cultivar V14167 chromosome 2, aradu.V14167.gnm2.J7QH, whole genome shotgun sequence genome has a window encoding:
- the LOC107472113 gene encoding uncharacterized protein LOC107472113: protein MSWNCPKKTKQNADRAQQQGRIYAITANDAAKSDTLIRGKCEISGKVLTALYDTGASHSLFDFNKAAELRLKVSALSFDLHVRTSASKTVVTKIGCQEVPFRVKNQEFVHDFIYFPITELDLILGLDWLSMNLVLLDCFERSIWFIYEESKGPVVARSYYLW from the coding sequence ATGTCTTGGAACTGCCCCAAAAAGACCAAACAGAATGCTGATAGAGCTCAACAGCAAGGTCGTATATATGCTATCACGGCGAATGATGCTGCTAAGTCGGATACTTTGATCAGAGGTAAATGTGAAATTAGTGGTAAAGTGTTAACTGCATTGTATGATACTGGAGCATCTCATTCATTGTTCGACTTTAATAAAGCTGCTGAGTTAAGGTTAAAGGTGTCGGCATTGTCATTTGATTTACATGTGCGTACTTCTGCTTCTAAAACTGTGGTGACTAAAATAGGATGCCAAGAAGTTCCTTTTAGGGTGAAAAACCAAGAATTTGTTCAtgattttatctattttccaatAACTGAGTTAGACTTGATTTTGGGCTTGGATTGGTTATCGATGAATCTGGTGTTGTTGGATTGCTTTGAGCGTTCTATCTGGTTTATATATGAGGAATCAAAAGGACCGGTGGTGGCACGAAGTTATTATTTATGGTGA